The Niallia alba genome includes a window with the following:
- a CDS encoding response regulator — protein MQYSAQSIEQKKNLSSSVSEPIYILMVDDLQENLLALEAVLNSPRYHLVFAKSGEEALKCILKYDFAVILLDVQMPGLNGFETAKLIKERKKSRHIPIIFITAISQDIQHITQGYQVGAIDYIVKPFNPETLRSKVAQFVQIYESHTKSLHEINWQTTSELEKMNKELRITKMDLTKNTVFSSVLQKALQDTIVTFDEDGTIISVNPSVRNMFGYEEDDLIGSSIEVLLHSVESEVSGETPITFDILMPNFIGRMIEAKAKRKNNIIFPVDLYIGDAMVEDYQLFVCTIRDISERKEVKLLRKQQVDQLEHAVEERTLELLSMNHQLHREREEKSRVTDDLMLSEGRFQQIFEASPCMMAIRSLQNPVFIAVNKNWVASTGYTMEELKEDSYQWEISKDINGLEEKFHEDEWQTPFKNQRVFFMLKNGEQKQGLLSTEIITIENKNCVLIVLNDITERLAFEKEMARLDQLNLVGEMAAGIAHEIRNPMTTVHGFLQIGKSNPSNLSLEHMELMIDELDRANKIIKEFLTLAKNKTSDKRKYSLNKIIEIIYPLINAEALLTGKKVNLQLDDCPELYLDEKEIRQLLLNLALNGLEAMDAEGILTIRTFCQEQYLVLEIIDSGTGIDEEILNKLGTPFFTTKDNGTGLGLAVCYRIAERHKARIKVKTSENGTRFSVYFEIVEGK, from the coding sequence ATGCAGTATTCGGCTCAATCTATAGAACAAAAGAAAAATCTATCTTCTTCTGTATCGGAACCAATCTACATTTTAATGGTAGATGATTTACAAGAAAATCTTTTGGCGCTAGAAGCAGTATTAAATTCTCCTCGTTATCATTTAGTATTTGCTAAATCAGGTGAAGAAGCTTTAAAATGCATTTTAAAATATGACTTCGCTGTTATTTTACTCGATGTCCAAATGCCAGGTTTAAACGGGTTTGAAACAGCAAAATTAATTAAAGAACGAAAAAAATCACGACATATTCCCATTATTTTTATTACCGCCATCTCACAAGATATTCAACATATTACACAAGGTTATCAAGTAGGGGCAATTGATTATATTGTAAAACCTTTTAATCCAGAAACATTAAGAAGTAAAGTGGCTCAGTTTGTTCAAATTTATGAAAGCCATACGAAAAGTCTCCATGAGATTAACTGGCAAACAACATCAGAACTGGAGAAAATGAATAAGGAACTAAGAATAACGAAAATGGATTTGACTAAAAATACGGTATTCTCTTCTGTCTTACAGAAAGCGTTACAGGATACAATTGTCACCTTCGATGAAGATGGAACCATTATTAGTGTTAATCCAAGTGTAAGAAATATGTTTGGTTATGAAGAAGATGACCTTATTGGGTCTTCTATCGAAGTTCTCTTGCATTCTGTTGAATCAGAAGTTTCTGGAGAGACACCTATTACCTTCGATATACTCATGCCAAATTTTATTGGTAGAATGATAGAGGCAAAAGCGAAGCGGAAGAATAATATTATTTTTCCCGTTGATTTATATATTGGGGATGCAATGGTTGAAGATTATCAGCTATTCGTATGTACGATTCGAGATATTTCTGAAAGAAAAGAGGTAAAGCTATTAAGAAAACAACAAGTTGATCAACTAGAGCATGCTGTAGAAGAAAGAACGCTAGAGTTATTATCTATGAATCATCAGCTGCATAGGGAACGGGAGGAAAAATCTAGGGTAACAGATGATTTAATGCTTTCCGAAGGACGATTTCAACAAATATTCGAGGCGAGTCCATGCATGATGGCAATTCGTTCCTTGCAAAACCCAGTTTTTATTGCTGTAAATAAAAACTGGGTGGCAAGTACAGGTTATACGATGGAAGAGTTGAAGGAAGACAGTTATCAATGGGAGATATCCAAAGATATAAATGGCTTAGAAGAGAAATTTCATGAGGATGAATGGCAGACCCCATTTAAAAATCAAAGAGTCTTTTTCATGCTGAAAAATGGGGAACAGAAGCAAGGATTATTATCTACGGAGATTATAACAATTGAGAATAAAAATTGTGTGTTAATCGTTTTGAACGATATAACAGAAAGATTGGCTTTTGAAAAGGAAATGGCAAGACTAGATCAATTAAACCTAGTTGGGGAAATGGCCGCTGGAATAGCTCATGAGATTCGTAATCCGATGACAACAGTTCATGGATTCTTGCAAATTGGAAAATCGAATCCTTCAAATTTATCATTAGAGCATATGGAGTTAATGATTGATGAGTTAGATCGGGCGAATAAGATTATCAAAGAGTTTCTAACATTAGCAAAAAATAAGACGAGCGATAAGAGAAAGTACTCGTTAAATAAGATTATTGAAATTATTTATCCCTTAATTAATGCAGAGGCATTATTGACTGGAAAAAAGGTGAATCTCCAGTTGGATGATTGTCCTGAACTTTATTTGGATGAGAAAGAAATAAGGCAGCTTTTACTGAACCTTGCTTTAAATGGTTTAGAAGCTATGGATGCAGAAGGAATTCTCACAATAAGAACATTTTGCCAAGAACAATATCTTGTGTTGGAAATCATCGATAGCGGTACTGGAATTGATGAGGAAATCTTAAATAAATTAGGAACACCTTTTTTTACAACGAAGGACAATGGTACAGGACTTGGCCTTGCGGTGTGTTATCGAATTGCAGAACGTCATAAAGCGAGAATAAAAGTTAAGACAAGCGAGAATGGTACGAGATTCTCTGTATATTTTGAAATAGTGGAAGGAAAATAG